A section of the Pimelobacter simplex genome encodes:
- the sfnG gene encoding dimethylsulfone monooxygenase SfnG: MTDQQPFDIEAFAEPLKFAYWVPNVSGGLVVSKIEQRTDWSYDYNVRLARLAENNGFEYALTQVRYIASYGAAYQHESTSFSLALLLATERLKVIAAVHPGLWQPGVLAKLLATADQISGGRAAVNVVSGWFKDEFTKLGEPWLEHGERYRRAEEFIRYVREIWTSEQAELNGDFYRLHDFDLKPKPVAVEGRPHPEIFQGGNSTDARGMAGRVSDWYFANGNTPEGISEQIQDVTDVATVHGRTVKFGLNGFFIGRDTEAEARDVLREIVDKADREAVEGFGAAVKQAGQSTGDKKGMWQDSEFADLVQYNDGFRTGLIGTPEQIATRMIEYKKRGVNLFLLGFLHYLEDVEYFGREVLPLVRELEAAELERVG; encoded by the coding sequence ATGACCGACCAGCAGCCCTTCGACATCGAGGCCTTCGCCGAACCGCTCAAGTTCGCCTACTGGGTGCCCAACGTCAGCGGGGGACTCGTGGTGAGCAAGATCGAGCAGCGCACCGACTGGAGCTATGACTACAACGTCCGGCTCGCCCGTCTCGCCGAGAACAACGGCTTCGAGTACGCCCTCACGCAGGTGCGCTACATCGCGTCGTACGGCGCGGCGTACCAGCACGAGTCGACGAGCTTCAGCCTCGCGCTGCTGCTCGCGACCGAGCGGCTCAAGGTGATCGCCGCGGTGCACCCCGGCCTGTGGCAGCCCGGAGTGCTCGCCAAGCTGCTCGCCACGGCCGACCAGATCTCCGGCGGCCGGGCCGCCGTCAACGTCGTCAGCGGCTGGTTCAAGGACGAGTTCACCAAGCTCGGCGAGCCGTGGCTCGAGCACGGCGAGCGCTACCGCCGGGCCGAGGAGTTCATCCGCTACGTCCGCGAGATCTGGACCTCCGAGCAGGCCGAGCTCAACGGCGACTTCTACCGGCTCCACGACTTCGACCTCAAGCCCAAGCCGGTCGCCGTCGAGGGCCGCCCGCACCCGGAGATCTTCCAGGGCGGCAACTCCACGGACGCCCGCGGCATGGCCGGCCGGGTCTCCGACTGGTACTTCGCCAACGGCAACACCCCCGAGGGCATCTCCGAGCAGATCCAGGACGTCACCGACGTCGCGACCGTGCACGGGCGCACGGTGAAGTTCGGGCTCAACGGCTTCTTCATCGGCCGCGACACCGAGGCCGAGGCCCGCGACGTGCTGCGCGAGATCGTCGACAAGGCCGACCGCGAGGCGGTCGAGGGCTTCGGCGCCGCGGTCAAGCAGGCCGGTCAGTCGACCGGCGACAAGAAGGGCATGTGGCAGGACTCCGAGTTCGCCGACCTCGTGCAGTACAACGACGGCTTCCGGACCGGCCTGATCGGCACGCCCGAGCAGATCGCCACCCGGATGATCGAGTACAAGAAGCGCGGCGTGAACCTGTTCCTGCTGGGCTTCCTGCACTACCTCGAGGACGTCGAGTACTTCGGCCGCGAGGTGCTGCCCCTGGTGCGCGAGCTGGAGGCGGCCGAGCTGGAGCGCGTCGGATGA
- a CDS encoding acyl-CoA dehydrogenase family protein, with the protein MTFSELFAEIGAGALQRELDDVLPDQEVRRLKEAGFGALRVPTQYGGRGASIPELTQLWIDLAAADSNLPQALRGHAALVEDRLWQHAQGADQRVWFERFAAGEIAGNAWSEVGATAIDTQQTVLTGQRDGSYLLSGSKFYTTGTIYAEWADVYVRRERPGHEPDFAIALVDTRDPEVTVSDDWDGFGQRGSGSGTTTFAAAPVPAEHVLAFGERFPFQTALYQLNLLAVLTGIGKAALHDFATRVRERERNYSHANAARVRDDPQVLARIGEASAAVYAAEAATLRVAGAVQAVADLAPVASGEPERVAAANEAAEIESSQAQVVVTDLVLGLTSALFDTLGASGTARSTGLDRHWRNARTVASHNPRILKARVVGGHLVNGTPPPYAWAIGRTARPGAEAGASAG; encoded by the coding sequence ATGACCTTCTCTGAGCTCTTCGCCGAGATCGGCGCCGGCGCGCTCCAGCGCGAGCTGGACGACGTCCTGCCCGACCAGGAGGTGCGCCGGCTCAAGGAGGCCGGCTTCGGGGCGCTCCGCGTCCCGACCCAGTACGGCGGCCGCGGGGCCTCGATACCCGAGCTCACGCAGCTCTGGATCGACCTCGCGGCCGCAGACAGCAACCTGCCCCAGGCCCTGCGCGGGCACGCCGCGCTGGTCGAGGACCGGCTCTGGCAGCACGCGCAGGGCGCCGACCAGCGGGTGTGGTTCGAGCGGTTCGCGGCCGGCGAGATCGCCGGCAACGCCTGGTCCGAGGTCGGCGCGACGGCGATCGACACCCAGCAGACCGTGCTGACCGGGCAGCGCGACGGGAGCTACCTGCTCAGCGGCAGCAAGTTCTACACGACCGGCACGATCTACGCCGAGTGGGCCGACGTCTACGTGCGCCGCGAGCGCCCCGGTCACGAGCCGGACTTCGCGATCGCGCTCGTCGACACCCGCGACCCCGAGGTCACCGTCTCCGACGACTGGGACGGCTTCGGCCAGCGCGGCTCCGGCAGCGGGACGACGACCTTCGCCGCCGCGCCGGTGCCGGCCGAGCACGTGCTGGCCTTCGGGGAGCGCTTCCCGTTCCAGACCGCGCTCTACCAGCTCAACCTGCTCGCCGTGCTGACCGGCATCGGCAAGGCGGCGCTGCACGACTTCGCCACCCGGGTGCGCGAGCGGGAGCGCAACTACTCCCACGCCAACGCCGCGCGGGTGCGCGACGACCCGCAGGTGCTGGCCCGGATCGGCGAGGCCTCCGCCGCCGTGTACGCCGCCGAGGCGGCCACGCTCCGGGTCGCCGGTGCCGTGCAGGCCGTCGCCGACCTGGCGCCGGTCGCGTCCGGCGAGCCGGAGCGGGTGGCAGCGGCCAACGAGGCCGCCGAGATCGAGTCCTCCCAGGCGCAGGTCGTGGTCACCGACCTGGTGCTCGGGCTGACCTCGGCGCTGTTCGACACCCTCGGCGCCTCGGGCACCGCGCGCTCGACCGGCCTGGACCGGCACTGGCGCAACGCGCGCACGGTGGCCTCGCACAACCCGCGGATCCTCAAGGCCCGCGTGGTCGGCGGGCACCTCGTCAACGGCACCCCGCCGCCGTACGCCTGGGCGATCGGCCGCACCGCGCGCCCCGGCGCGGAGGCGGGCGCGAGCGCAGGGTGA